The genomic DNA AACTAAAATTTCTATTAAAAAATCTTATTCTTCTTTTTTATACAACCATACTTTTAAAGATTCTAAAACTCCAAAAACAAACGCTGGTTTAGCTATTGAAAACAGGTTACAGTTATTACAGCCTTTGTTAGGCAAAATACCGCAACCTATTAAACCTAAAATTTATTTAACGAATACTGAAATTGAAAAAACAAAGGCTTTTTTAATTTCAAATAGTATAGATTTAAATAAACCTTTGATTATGATTGGTGTTTTGGGTAGTGATTTATCTAAAACCTATCCTTTTGAATATATGGCTAGCGTGTTAGACTATATAATTGAAACATATCCTGATGTACAACTACTTTTTAATTATATACCAAAACAATTAGAAGATGCTAATGCTATTTACAACCTGTGTAAAGTAGAGACTAAAAAAAGAATTAGATTAAATGTTTTTGGAAAAAGTTTACGCGATTTTATTTGTATCACACACTTTTGTGATGCTTTAATTGGTAACGAAGGTGGCGCTGTTAATATGGCAAAAGCTTTAAATACGCCAACATTTACCATTTTTTCTCCTTGGATTGATAAAGCCGCATGGAGTTTGTTTG from Lacinutrix sp. 5H-3-7-4 includes the following:
- a CDS encoding glycosyltransferase family 9 protein, whose translation is MKILVIQQKMIGDVLTTSILFEVLRAKYPDAELHYLINSHTLPVVENNPFIDEFVFFTKEIENSKTEFYKFLKRIKAEKYDTVIDVYGKLSSNLISYFTKAETKISIKKSYSSFLYNHTFKDSKTPKTNAGLAIENRLQLLQPLLGKIPQPIKPKIYLTNTEIEKTKAFLISNSIDLNKPLIMIGVLGSDLSKTYPFEYMASVLDYIIETYPDVQLLFNYIPKQLEDANAIYNLCKVETKKRIRLNVFGKSLRDFICITHFCDALIGNEGGAVNMAKALNTPTFTIFSPWIDKAAWSLFENGTTNISVHLKDFKPELYKNTTYKAIKKDYSNFYNYFKPEFLLDNLTVFLKNL